The window gttttattctacaactgattaacttgtagtcaatctgattcaagatggccacaacagcgaactgatttaaaaaaaacacatatatgGCAAtatctctgtcagttttaaaaatattgagctaTATATTAGAATGGTAGTGGCTAAGAGCCAACAGCAATACATGCctcaagcactaacagattgcaccagatctttgtttaaaactttggcatactCCAAGGGCTAACTACTcatatgagattttttttttggactcaCTGTTTGCTGAAAGTCCTAAAGTTTATTCATGACAGACAGCATTAACTTAAGCAGCACTGACTGGAACTTGTGGTGCCAAAAGCGTGTTTACATTTTGAGTTTATTGCAATCTAGATACAACTATGACACATGTGTTCTTAAAAGAGATTTAACTAAGTTTCAGCTCTCATCGATCTGCACACAATACtgtagaaaaagaagaaaagtgtgtttttgtagcattttgttaacttgtaaaaacaaaagactgaaatcCTATTAACCTTAGTAATTATGCTCACACTCACAGCTGAATTGTAATGAACTCTGTTTTCCCAGTGCAgaatttcttcatgttttaacaGCTTGACTAGAGTCAGCCAATCCACATCTGAATTTACTGGATTTAATGAAAAAGCACACACCTCTCTGCGTAATGTCTCCCAACTGATGGTGTCAGACTGAAAATCAAACTATTATGTTGCATTTAAAGTGACCAAAACCGAGTAGCCTTAATCCCTCTACATGAAGTAAGCCTTCGACAGACATCCTTAGTCTGCTGCAACTAGATAAGGACAAAGCCAAGGGCTGTGGTCAGAGAGGTAAAACAATACGCCAGGTGAAAGAAGGTGAACAGGAATGAAAATGAGAGTCCGGTCCACCTATCAGGATGGTTTGCATTTTGTCAAACAGCATCCTGTCCTCACCAAAAGACATACAATAGCAACTTGCAGGAGTTTGCCAAAATTTATCAAGGTTTTAAGTAATGTACTGTGTAGAGTTTGGATATGTATTGACGCAACAAATGCTACATGaaatgttagcttattatctgtaaatttgactcaattaaagccaattttgtgtttgctaaggtcatgTAGTTATGGCCTTATTGAATAAGATTGACTCCAagtgttaatcagttgtagatggacacgcactgattattttttgaaagttgAATTAAATCCATTTAGTTGTTTCTGTTACGACAGATAATCAAACACATGTactcaaacacagacaaaacgATATCGCCCACCTTTTGTGATAAAGAGGGTTGCAGTCTATCCTGCCTATCATCAGCTGAGAGGCTGGAGAGACCCTGGACAAGTCAACAATCCACCACAgggccaacacagagacaacTACACATTTATACTCATTGGTCTATTTAGAGacatcagttatttttttaactgtgagAAGAAGCTAGAGTACACACAGATATGGGAGatcatgcaaactccacacagaaaggcatgtctaaaacaacagaaaaatataaagtgaTTCATCACAAGCCGGATAACATCTCAGGCAACAATCTGATGTGTATTTTACACCATTTCTATGTGAGAACAGAGGTGGCTTTGGAAAAACTTGATGAAAAGTCTCCATGTGACCCAGACTGAGAGACTTAGTCTCAGGAGACCAGAAAATCCTTGTGTTGTCAAAAAAACAGGTAAgaaacttcaaaaataaaaaaaaggtgtgtcAGGCTCATACAGTTGTTCCCAAGAATGCTTGAGGCTGTTTTTTCTGCCAAAggtacttttaaaaagtaaagagtctgaatatttatgtaaacaggcaatgtaaaaaaattattttgattaatttaCAGAACACTTGAGGTGGCCTAACctcctaacagacaaacaaagttgacaccaatttttaatgtcaaagttttaggcaaagatcttgtgtaatgagtagcacttggagaaTGTGTTAGGGATGGCTCTCAGCAACAcaacaaccacaccacattttaacacaatatctgtagaatttactgaattagagccatttctgtcatttttaaggtGGATGAGGTagtcatctttaattgggttggtTCCAGATGTCAGTCAGTTGTAAACGTACAccaataaatatttcatgaaagttttatttaaatctgtccaacggttcatgagatattttgctaacagacaaaaatgatttgactccaaatagttaatagtAGTCTTGGTGGtcagtcttagctactaccacaccgaaatGTAGGTCAGTAGCTATAAAACTggctgggttatagccatttttgtatttacgTAGGTTGtctagctgtggctgccatcttgaatcagtttgactccaaacatcAGTCACTTGTAGCTATACattcagttattactttctgcaagtttcattaaaatttcatgagataatttggtaacagacacacatgaacacacacacaaacactcaaaaacattattgctcctctgaggaaaacaacaaagagggACTGTAGTGTTTGATTTATCTAATCCACATAACTTTATATTATCTTTATCATCTGTTTTGgtttcctgaaggtttttgcACCCTATCTACTTATTATCCTTTAGATGGCAGCAGAGGTCCACTGTAATCTCTGCTCAGATGAAGGTATGAGATGATGAAATTAATATGATTAGGGTTTTTGTAAACTTGTGCAAAATTAGACAAAacttgtttggattttagtgtaaatttttattaaacatcaaaTATGTGACATTACAAATCAATTTTATTGCAGTTGAAATAACTGACATACTTAGTGCAAACCATGTGCCAAGCCTTCTCATGTCATGAAGAGTGATTGGGACATTTTACCAGTATGAActtaattattttcagaaaaactgTTGTCACATGGAAGCTTTGTTGTTGCTGACTCAGTGGGAGCTGGAATCTGTGGACACATTAAGGTAAATAGATAAATAATGAAAGTGCTTTGCAGACTATAAAAAATATACCAAATGAAAGACAGCATCTGTgatcttttttgaatttttagatCTTTGCTTGTAATTTATGCCATCTTACCTGCGTGTCCACAGTAGACTTCCCTGTATCTGCTGATTTCACAACCTGACGCTAAAGATATACAAAGAAATATTGTGTAAGTTTAGATGTGAGTCACACCACACACAGTCCATGAACTGTAAATAAAGATTCATACCCTGAATCTCCTGAGAGGATCAGGTTGACCAGGAGCCTGCATGGCTCCACCTGCCATCCCctgaacaaagacaacaaacttaTTCGAGGGATTTTTTAAGTTTCTAGAAATGCTAACCAATAATGTTAGAGAAGTACGAAGTTACCATCTGAGGCTGCTGTTGCATGGTTCCACCCATCAACCCCTGAAcaagaaaaagccaaataaatctcattttagtaatatttgacatttctagaaatgctATGAAATAATGTTAGAGAAGTGAAAAGTTACCATTGGAAGCTGCTGTTGCATGGCTCCACCTGCCATCCCCTGAACAAAGGTACCAAAAATTACCAGTGGAAcagtaatttgtatttttggttcattttttcaACAAAGGAAAGATGCCTTTGAGTTTGGGAGtttattaactttttgtttgacagaCATTTCAGTTCCCTGGATACAAAACACAGCATAATATGAACTTTTTATAGTATTTTATAGTGATGTCACCAGTGGATAAAACCTTCCTGTACATCACCTGCTACCTGAGAGACTGCCCACCAGCAGGggtagtttgtttttctggttctgCTTCTGGGAGAGTTATTGCCTGTTTAAAATTAGTGAAAATAAACCTAGCATTTggctacattttttttcccccttttgttCTAAACTGTGACCCCAAAACTGAGATACATACATAATTTGTGTGTACATTTACACCTCGGTTAACCAGTATTAAACCAGATTCAGTTAGAGAAGTTAGTGGTTACCATCTGAGGTTGCTGAGGATTCATTTGACCCATCTGGGGAATGCCCATGAAAGCAGGCTGGTACTAAaccagaaagacaaaaagtaagatttaattttaaaaaagcctgaaCATGATTATGTAGTTTTTGGGTTGTTACAGCAGCACTGACCGCATTGACCGCTGCAGGGAACATGTTGGCAACAGGAGGTCGAAAAGCTAAGGCGGGAAGTCCAGGAACAAACTGTGAGGAGGTAAAACACGCAAATAGTTTAACGAAGGCTGGGCCGTGGTTTTCCATTAAATGTACAACAAATGACCTGATGGACTCACCTGAGCAAACTGGGGCTGCCCAATGAAACCGACTCCACCACCAGCTACCAAAGGTGGGTTCAGACCTCCAGCTATCATCCCATTGAGCATCCCAGCATTCATAGCTGCCAGCAGCCTCGCTGTCTGCACAGAAcgaaagttttttgttttttttttatttgctgtgacCTATTTGTAATATTCTTCAAAACATGCATAAATTCATGGGCTATTTCTCACCTTGCCTGCATTGACCTGCAATGAATGAAGAGACAAGATGTTAAATGACagataaacatgaaaacagatcaaacaGGTACAGATAGTACTCACATAGGAGACAGTGGCAACAAATGCTGTGAAGAGAAGAAACTTCATTTTGCAACTTGAAAAGTGTCCTTTCTTCAAATGTCAGAAGATCAGTAACTCTCTGTATTTAGTACACCTTTT of the Kryptolebias marmoratus isolate JLee-2015 linkage group LG3, ASM164957v2, whole genome shotgun sequence genome contains:
- the scpp9 gene encoding secretory calcium-binding phosphoprotein 9, with amino-acid sequence MKFLLFTAFVATVSYVNAGKTARLLAAMNAGMLNGMIAGGLNPPLVAGGGVGFIGQPQFAQFVPGLPALAFRPPVANMFPAAVNAYQPAFMGIPQMGQMNPQQPQMGMAGGAMQQQLPMGLMGGTMQQQPQMGMAGGAMQAPGQPDPLRRFRRQVVKSADTGKSTVDTQIPAPTESATTKLPCDNSFSENN